The Prevotella melaninogenica region ATGGATAGCCCTGTCATTTCTTCTATAACTCTGCTCCACTTACCAACCTCATTCATGGTTTTACCATTGGTTACACCACGCTTAGTGTATTTTGAGACGGGGACTTTAGTTCAGTTCCTCTTTCTCGTTCATTGTCTCAAGGCAGTGAGGACAAATACCTTTATAATAAAGCTGTGTGTCATCAATTCTAAAACCCTTGCCAATTTCGCCAGTATAGCGTGGCATTTCCATTGCCTCAAAGTCATACACCTTCTCACAACGCTTGCAGAAGAAGTGTGCATGTGGCTCGGTAATACCGTCGTAGCATACGCGATGGTCATCAATGGTAATCATTGATGCAGCTCCGTGCTCTGACAACATTCTCAATGTGTTATAAACAGTTGTACGGCTCACCGTTGGAAGTTGTTTCTTCAATGCAAGGAAAACCTCCTCCACTGTAGGGTGGGTGTGGTGAGTAGCGAGATACTTCATGATTGCTACACGCTGTATAGATGGGCGAATACCTAATGCTATTAATTTGTTATATACTGAATCCACTGTTGTCTACCTTTTTATCAATTTATACTAAATATATTTCCACTAATCATAACAAATCACCCGAATTAAAGCGAATGATTGATAGAATATCGCTGCAAAGGTACGAATTTTGTGAAAAACTGACAAATATTATGTTGGAAAAACTACAGATATTGTAGGAGTAGACGAGTGAACATGTAGACGAGTGAACGAGTTGCTTGTGAGAAAGACAGGGTAACATAGTAGTTTGACAAGAGAACAGTTTGCTC contains the following coding sequences:
- a CDS encoding Fur family transcriptional regulator, which translates into the protein MDSVYNKLIALGIRPSIQRVAIMKYLATHHTHPTVEEVFLALKKQLPTVSRTTVYNTLRMLSEHGAASMITIDDHRVCYDGITEPHAHFFCKRCEKVYDFEAMEMPRYTGEIGKGFRIDDTQLYYKGICPHCLETMNEKEELN